Proteins from a genomic interval of Symmachiella macrocystis:
- a CDS encoding TolB family protein, translating to MRRHLSLLTLTGWLVLPFLMGGCSEQVREDRTITFSDNGKAAGFQHGAEGVFVTNSQTGALEKVFQPDEYTLATSTPLWAPDNKRMLFTTAVARQIDPDAPPPGPAAAIPWDIAPEGRAFLKQPIRYTCWLRTETADADTSKPVALFEADCLHTGYVAANLAVRWHPGGQKVLYVKQVDEHHHGVYEFDIDSRASRRVFPHAASAVIFDYSPDGKYLVCLAAANKEPPSRHGMWISETDGANWWRVPQTAIGRGQNGLVSIEKLRAARPAWSRQAAHFAFITASTPAENQTEYVLYVGNAESREVRPLLTDSKQLAQLHWAPDGKRMGIVAGEQSPLLQFVALDGTRSIPINVRPVRKFAGWNATGDQLAYVAPEAFSRTLGDSYWAMAFFPQPLARDVIYVAPGNGSAIGDAVFSGMRVTFPHWSPTEEKLSVWFTYTPTYRSLLTEFLRWGLQQGDPAAIFDVETGDIEWMTVNAAEKAQVGHYHLLQKDYDAALEWYEQAAAELPPEIPPESESMFQPFVGQQNFAFFHYYCLDKLGRTEEAAAKLAEFERTFFPPPAEIPETATPEEQQLVADQNQWLDTQTSMPRLLRNLYIAEVFLSLEAAAEAETFFRAALETAPHKNAGLADAIVLSQILLVRQKTAEYADFATNTLAPLVKQTFHFEQYGPAAEDRALMLLPEHLAVTSLVPMFSTEFVAGLTAEQLSALVPQWEALREQSDHDTAKLGCNLFLHAAYQRLDRPAEQMRIEQELAKNPQRDQLLPAGGVQELVREFREGIARQTP from the coding sequence ATGCGCCGACACCTTTCCTTGCTCACGTTGACCGGTTGGTTGGTACTCCCCTTTTTAATGGGAGGCTGCAGCGAGCAAGTGCGGGAAGACCGCACGATCACGTTTTCCGACAACGGAAAGGCGGCCGGTTTCCAACATGGAGCTGAGGGGGTGTTTGTCACCAACTCGCAAACCGGTGCGTTGGAGAAAGTCTTCCAGCCAGACGAATACACGCTCGCAACCAGTACGCCGCTGTGGGCGCCCGACAATAAGCGGATGTTGTTCACGACAGCCGTCGCGCGGCAAATCGACCCCGACGCGCCGCCTCCCGGTCCGGCCGCAGCCATTCCCTGGGACATCGCGCCTGAAGGTCGCGCGTTTCTAAAACAGCCGATCCGATACACCTGTTGGTTGCGCACGGAAACTGCCGATGCGGACACCTCAAAACCGGTGGCCTTGTTCGAGGCCGATTGCCTGCACACGGGATACGTGGCCGCAAACTTGGCGGTCCGTTGGCATCCCGGCGGGCAGAAGGTGTTGTACGTCAAACAGGTCGATGAACATCATCACGGAGTCTATGAATTCGACATCGATTCCCGCGCGTCGCGGCGCGTCTTTCCGCATGCAGCTTCCGCGGTCATTTTTGATTATTCGCCTGATGGGAAATATCTTGTCTGTCTGGCGGCGGCGAATAAAGAACCGCCATCGCGGCATGGGATGTGGATCAGTGAAACCGACGGCGCGAATTGGTGGCGCGTGCCGCAGACTGCTATTGGCCGGGGGCAAAATGGGTTGGTCTCGATTGAAAAGCTCCGCGCCGCTCGCCCAGCTTGGTCCCGGCAAGCAGCGCACTTCGCGTTTATCACCGCATCGACGCCGGCCGAAAACCAAACGGAGTATGTGCTGTATGTCGGCAACGCCGAGTCGCGTGAGGTGCGTCCCCTTCTGACCGACTCCAAACAACTGGCACAATTGCATTGGGCGCCCGATGGCAAGCGAATGGGAATCGTGGCTGGTGAGCAATCGCCCTTGTTGCAGTTCGTCGCGTTGGACGGCACGCGATCCATACCGATCAACGTTCGCCCGGTGCGAAAATTTGCCGGGTGGAACGCAACGGGGGATCAATTGGCCTATGTTGCTCCAGAAGCATTCTCACGCACGCTGGGTGACAGTTATTGGGCGATGGCATTTTTCCCGCAGCCGTTGGCGCGCGACGTAATCTATGTTGCTCCCGGGAATGGAAGCGCAATAGGCGATGCGGTCTTTTCCGGCATGCGGGTCACGTTTCCGCATTGGTCGCCGACCGAAGAGAAACTTTCGGTGTGGTTCACGTACACACCAACCTATCGCTCATTGCTCACGGAGTTTCTCAGGTGGGGGCTACAGCAGGGCGATCCGGCGGCGATTTTTGATGTCGAAACGGGTGACATCGAGTGGATGACGGTCAATGCTGCTGAGAAAGCACAGGTGGGACATTACCATCTGTTGCAGAAAGATTATGATGCGGCGCTGGAATGGTATGAACAAGCGGCGGCGGAACTTCCTCCTGAAATTCCTCCCGAATCGGAGTCGATGTTTCAGCCATTTGTTGGACAACAGAATTTTGCGTTCTTTCATTACTACTGTCTCGATAAATTGGGCCGCACCGAGGAGGCGGCAGCGAAGTTGGCTGAGTTCGAACGCACGTTTTTCCCGCCCCCTGCGGAAATCCCTGAAACAGCAACGCCCGAAGAGCAGCAATTGGTGGCGGATCAGAATCAGTGGTTGGACACACAGACGTCGATGCCGCGTTTGCTACGCAATTTGTACATCGCCGAAGTCTTCTTGAGTCTAGAGGCCGCTGCTGAGGCCGAAACGTTTTTCCGCGCCGCCCTGGAAACCGCACCTCACAAAAATGCCGGGCTGGCCGATGCGATTGTGCTGTCGCAAATCTTGTTGGTGCGTCAAAAGACGGCGGAGTATGCTGACTTTGCCACAAACACCTTAGCTCCGTTGGTCAAACAGACGTTCCATTTTGAACAGTATGGACCTGCGGCCGAAGACCGTGCTCTGATGCTACTGCCGGAGCATCTCGCGGTGACATCGCTGGTGCCGATGTTCTCCACAGAGTTTGTCGCAGGACTGACCGCTGAACAGTTGAGCGCGCTCGTCCCCCAATGGGAAGCGCTTCGCGAACAGTCTGATCACGATACGGCGAAATTGGGGTGCAACTTATTTCTGCATGCGGCCTATCAACGATTGGACCGCCCCGCGGAACAGATGCGTATCGAACAGGAGCTTGCGAAGAATCCCCAACGGGACCAATTGCTCCCTGCGGGCGGGGTTCAAGAACTCGTGCGCGAGTTCCGTGAAGGGATCGCCAGACAAACCCCGTAG
- a CDS encoding DNA-3-methyladenine glycosylase family protein, with the protein MSFPEPQLKQARRHLRRSDPVMRSLIDAVGPPVLKLRPQRFQMLVRSIIAQQISTMAARSIRRRFDQLVGPGTTTAEKVARLSPAEMRTAGISPQKAMYLHDLAAKVLDGTVRLRTVGRMSDDEVIAELVQVKGIGVWTSQMFLMFCLGRPDVFPHGDLGIRNAMKSLYRLEDLPDRTTSEELSAPWRPHATIASWYLWRSHDLKTGAADGPDIFPC; encoded by the coding sequence ATGTCATTCCCTGAACCCCAATTGAAGCAAGCGCGCCGGCATCTGCGTCGGTCCGATCCGGTGATGCGTTCGTTGATCGATGCGGTTGGGCCGCCGGTGTTGAAGTTGCGGCCGCAGCGGTTTCAGATGCTGGTGCGTTCGATCATTGCGCAGCAGATTTCGACCATGGCGGCGCGGAGTATTCGTCGGCGGTTTGATCAACTTGTCGGTCCGGGGACCACCACAGCGGAAAAGGTGGCGCGGCTTTCGCCCGCTGAAATGCGGACGGCGGGGATTTCGCCGCAGAAGGCGATGTACTTGCACGATTTGGCGGCCAAGGTGTTGGACGGTACCGTGCGACTGCGGACCGTGGGGCGGATGAGCGATGACGAGGTGATTGCCGAATTGGTACAGGTCAAGGGAATTGGCGTCTGGACGTCGCAGATGTTTTTGATGTTCTGCCTGGGCCGGCCGGATGTCTTTCCGCACGGCGATCTAGGAATTCGCAATGCAATGAAAAGCCTGTACCGTCTGGAAGATTTACCCGACCGCACGACCAGCGAAGAACTCTCCGCCCCCTGGCGACCGCATGCGACGATTGCCAGCTGGTACTTGTGGCGGAGTCACGACCTCAAGACAGGCGCAGCGGACGGGCCGGATATTTTTCCCTGCTAG
- a CDS encoding adenosylmethionine--8-amino-7-oxononanoate transaminase — protein MTTPPWQIDGYQHIWMPYTQMQTAPLPVPVVGTDGVSLILADGRRVIDGLASWWSACHGYRHPHIEAAVERQLKAMPHVMFGGINHEPALRLAQRLAALLPGDLNRVFFSESGSVSVEVAMKMAAQYWLNRGVRGRTKFVSFLHAYHGDTITAMSVCDPVNGMHAHFRGFLPEQFNTDLPLDEESTTALDRLLGEHRDEIAAVMLEPIVQGAGGMRFHPPETVATIRQLCDAHDVLLIADEIATGFARTGTMFACEQADVVPDIMCVSKALTGGTMPMAATAATDRVFEAFLSDDPAHALMHGPTFMANPLACAAAHASLDLFEREPRLEQARVIETAIAEQLADCRELPGVVDVRAKGAIGVIQVDQLRHVGWLRERFLEEGVWIRPFGDAIYITPSLVISPEDLSTLCAAMVAVVTQWSELGE, from the coding sequence ATGACCACCCCCCCCTGGCAAATCGACGGCTACCAACACATTTGGATGCCCTACACGCAAATGCAGACCGCGCCGCTGCCGGTGCCGGTGGTGGGGACCGACGGGGTGTCGCTGATTCTTGCCGATGGGCGGCGGGTGATTGATGGGTTGGCTTCTTGGTGGTCGGCGTGTCATGGGTATCGGCATCCGCATATTGAAGCGGCGGTCGAGCGGCAGTTGAAGGCGATGCCGCATGTGATGTTTGGCGGGATCAATCACGAACCGGCGCTGCGATTGGCCCAGCGGTTGGCGGCGCTGTTGCCGGGGGATTTGAATCGTGTGTTCTTTAGCGAATCGGGTTCGGTCTCGGTCGAGGTCGCTATGAAAATGGCGGCGCAGTATTGGCTGAACCGGGGTGTGCGCGGGCGGACGAAGTTTGTCAGTTTTTTGCATGCCTATCACGGCGACACGATCACAGCGATGTCGGTCTGCGATCCGGTGAACGGCATGCACGCGCACTTTCGTGGGTTTCTGCCAGAGCAATTCAACACCGACTTGCCGCTGGATGAGGAATCGACAACAGCGCTCGATCGGTTGTTGGGCGAGCATCGCGACGAAATCGCTGCCGTGATGCTCGAGCCGATCGTCCAAGGGGCAGGGGGGATGCGATTCCATCCGCCCGAAACCGTCGCCACGATTCGCCAGTTGTGCGATGCGCATGATGTGTTGTTGATCGCCGACGAAATCGCGACGGGTTTCGCGCGGACGGGGACGATGTTTGCGTGCGAGCAGGCCGACGTCGTGCCGGATATCATGTGTGTGTCCAAGGCGCTCACCGGTGGCACAATGCCGATGGCGGCGACGGCGGCGACGGACCGTGTGTTCGAAGCGTTTCTCTCCGATGATCCGGCGCATGCACTGATGCATGGTCCGACATTCATGGCGAATCCGTTAGCGTGTGCGGCGGCGCATGCGTCGTTGGATTTGTTTGAGCGCGAGCCGCGTCTTGAGCAAGCGCGGGTGATTGAAACAGCGATCGCTGAACAATTGGCCGACTGTCGAGAGTTGCCGGGCGTGGTTGATGTCCGCGCGAAGGGCGCGATTGGGGTGATTCAGGTTGACCAGCTGCGGCACGTCGGTTGGCTGCGCGAGCGATTTTTGGAAGAGGGCGTTTGGATCCGCCCGTTCGGCGATGCGATTTATATCACACCGTCGCTGGTGATATCACCGGAGGATTTAAGCACGTTGTGTGCGGCGATGGTGGCAGTTGTTACGCAGTGGTCGGAGCTTGGGGAGTGA